CAAGATTAACTTTCTTAACGGTACCAAAGTTAGGGTGAGTGACAATGTTAGTGAGTCAATTTTCTTATCCCTTTCAAAGTTTCCAATGATCCTTGCACACGAGGTTAATACCAGCATCTTGGTTGGTAAGTTCATATCATTCCAAATTTAACTTCTATTTCCAACATTAcgtataaaaattatatataattaataattgtcTTCTTCAGATGTCATTGGTCAAGTTGTTAATGTTGGTGATGTTGAGGAGTGAGGACCTTGATGTTAACAATAAACCAGTTAAGAAGATTGACTTCGAGCTCAGAGATGAGAAGTAAGTTTTTACGgactaaaatttcaaaatataataatttttgttttttcataacTGTTAACCTAATCTATACGTTAGTGATGTGAGATTGTCTGTAACGTTGTGGGGAAAATATGCTTTTGAGTTTTTCAATTCATGTGAACATGCATATGAGAATGGTGCTACCGTTGTTTGCCTTCTGCGTTTTGCCAAGATCAAAGAGTTCAAAggtattattttctatattgtttttttcacaataaccaataaaagaaGGCTAAttacctaatggttggatattaattattttttgtagatATTATCAGTGTCGCAAACTCATTTGATGTAACTCAGTTGAGAGTGAATCCTGAATTTGCTGAAATCCAAACCTTTGTTGAATTGTAAGTTTGCTACTTTGATAaataccatattaattttgatcTTAATTATTGTTACGATTTTCTTATATAGGATCCCAAAAGATGGTCTGACGCTAACCTTCCGTGGGAGTAAGTCAAAGAGACCTGCTAACTTCCCTAGAGGACCTGAGAATCTTGTTGCATTTGAACATAAGACCATTAAGGAGTTAAAAGACTCCTTCGAGGTaatgacatttttatttaagtaaGTTAATTTATAAAAGACTTTTATActgttaaacatattttataaattatgattGTTATCTGCAGGTTGGGAAAGCTAAGATATTGTGTACCAATTATGGTATTGATACCAATTATGGTACTCGCAAGGTAATTAAAGTTGTAGTAAACAACGTATTATATAAAGTGTATATGAAgttttaacttattttttcCTATAGACTCTTAGGTACAAGCTTCATGTGAAAGTCATGGATAACATAGGTGAAACCAAACTCATGCTTTTCGATACTGTCGCTGCTGATGTTGTCTCTGAGAGTGCCTACACGGTTCTTAATGGTTCATACGACGAGGTATTAATTGAAACATTGGTATATCTTTGTATTAGATTGATACATATTATTCTTATTTATATCACTTGATAAAATTTCATCTTACAATATAGATTGATGATCCTGAGACCTTGCCATACGCACTGAAAAATTTGAAAGGAAAGACAATCCAATTTCTTGTGTGTATTGAGAAAGAGAATTTGTGGGATGGTCTTGAAACCTACAAAGTCTCT
The Camelina sativa cultivar DH55 chromosome 15, Cs, whole genome shotgun sequence DNA segment above includes these coding regions:
- the LOC104748893 gene encoding uncharacterized protein LOC104748893, producing the protein MAASFAFLRDLRPYKTNWSVQVKILHSWRQYTPKAGETLECILADSTGTKIHASVKKDLVVSHANQLLEGQWRFIETFSLTNAAGHFKPTGHVYKINFLNGTKVRMSLVKLLMLVMLRSEDLDVNNKPVKKIDFELRDENDVRLSVTLWGKYAFEFFNSCEHAYENGATVVCLLRFAKIKEFKDIISVANSFDVTQLRVNPEFAEIQTFVELIPKDGLTLTFRGSKSKRPANFPRGPENLVAFEHKTIKELKDSFEVGKAKILCTNYGIDTNYGTRKTLRYKLHVKVMDNIGETKLMLFDTVAADVVSESAYTVLNGSYDEIDDPETLPYALKNLKGKTIQFLVCIEKENLWDGLETYKGLEFTSLSDGSQDDLSPSSKRSLDLKEDLFDQSSITKRKCGQPSKLADLVNISIGKRDFDAVVSAEDEDFIDDKNNIEEVTITNGAVERRGLKPKLVRVKVEPK